A portion of the Cryptomeria japonica chromosome 5, Sugi_1.0, whole genome shotgun sequence genome contains these proteins:
- the LOC131039597 gene encoding non-specific phospholipase C1 yields MIMKYQRKILLQALVLNLIFFSFTSLGLEFGKHKHKIHGPIKTIVVLVMENRSFDHMLGWLKAMNNEIDGVTGNEYNPVSIKDENSPKVYFSNDAEFVDPDPGHSFQAIREQIFGSENTSANPAPMNGFAQQAENTSLGMSKQVMSGFRPDVLPVYKTLASEFAVFDRWFSAVPTSTQPNRFYVHSATSHGASSNVKRDLVRGFPQKTIFDSLDESGLSFGIYYQNIPATLFFNQLRRLKNAVKFHEFDLSFKLHAKLGVLPNYVVIEQRYFNVNIFPANDDHPSHDVTVGQKFVKEVYETLRASPQWDEMMFLITYDEHGGFYDHVPTPVSNVPNPDGVNGPEPFYFEFDRLGVRVPTLLISPWIEKGTVIHEPDGPTPDSHFEHSSLPATVKKLFNLKSDFLTKRDAWAGSFESYFYIRDTPRTDCPETLPEPVKSSRPVPIDEDKKITEFQEELVILASQLNGDCLLKSYTDIGKTMTVKQANSYVRDAVARFLEAGRMALKTGANDSAIIQMRPSLTSRKVGSVASKLSQSS; encoded by the exons ATGATAATGAAGTATCAGCGGAAAATTCTATTGCAGGCTCTTGTACTAAACTTGATTTTTTTCAGTTTTACTTCTTTAGGCCTGGAATTTGGCAAACACAAGCACAAAATCCATGGACCCATCAAAACAATTGTGGTGTTGGTCATGGAAAACAGGTCATTTGATCACATGTTAGGATGGCTGAAGGCCATGAACAATGAAATAGATGGCGTTACTGGCAATGAATACAATCCTGTGTCAATCAAGGACGAAAATTCTCCAAAAGTATATTTTTCCAATGATGCAGAATTTGTGGACCCTGATCCAGGCCATTCTTTTCAGGCCATAAGGGAACAGATTTTTGGgtctgagaacacctcagcaaatcCAGCACCTATGAATGGATTTGCCCAACAAGCAGAGAACACGAGCCTGGGCATGTCAAAGCAGGTTATGAGCGGTTTTAGGCCTGATGTTCTTCCTGTTTACAAAACACTCGCTTCTGAATTTGCAGTTTTTGATAGGTGGTTTTCCGCTGTACCCACCTCAACACAACCCAATAGATTCTATGTCCATTCTGCAACTTCTCATGGCGCCTCTAGCAATGTTAAGAGAGACCTAGTTAGGGGCTTCCCTCAAAAGACCATTTTTGATTCATTAGATGAATCAGGGCTATCCTTTGGGATTTATTACCAGAACATCCCTGCGACTCTTTTTTTCAACCAACTTAGAAGGCTTAAGAATGCTGTTAagtttcatgaatttgacttgtcCTTCAAGTTGCATGCCAAATTGGGTGTCCTTCCTAATTATGTGGTGATTGAGCAGAGATATTTTAATGTGAATATTTTCCCTGCCAATGATGATCACCCTTCCCATGATGTAACAGTGGGGCAGAAGTTTGTAAAGGAGGTGTATGAAACCCTTAGGGCTAGTCCTCAGTGGGATGAAATGATGTTTTTGATTACCTATGATGAACACGGGGGATTTTATGACCATGTTCCTACTCCTGTCTCCAATGTGCCCAATCCTGATGGCGTAAATGGGCCTGAACCATTCTACTTTGAATTTGATAGGCTTGGAGTTAGAGTACCCACACTTCTGATATCTCCTTGGATTGAAAAGGGCACAG TAATCCATGAGCCAGATGGCCCTACTCCAGATTCACATTTTGAGCATTCATCTTTGCCTGCAACAGTGAAGAAGCTTTTCAATCTTAAATCAGATTTTTTAACAAAAAGAGATGCTTGGGCTGGCAGTTTTGAAAGCTATTTTTATATTAGAGATACTCCACGGACAGATTGCCCAG AAACACTTCCTGAACCAGTAAAGTCATCAAGGCCTGTTCCAATAGATGAAGATAAGAAGATTACAGAGTTCCAGGAGGAGCTTGTTATACTCGCTTCACAGTTGAATGGGGATTGTTTACTCAAAAGCTACACTGATATTGGCAAAACAATGACAGTGAAACAAGCAAATAGTTATGTACGGGATGCAGTTGCTCGTTTTCTGGAAGCTGGAAGGATGGCCTTGAAGACTGGGGCCAATGATTCAGCCATTATTCAAATGAGACCTTCCTTAACAAGCAGGAAAGTGGGATCAGTTGCCTCTAAGCTGTCTCAATCTTCTTGA